The following proteins are encoded in a genomic region of Arachis ipaensis cultivar K30076 chromosome B02, Araip1.1, whole genome shotgun sequence:
- the LOC107625660 gene encoding N-carbamoylputrescine amidase, translating to MGRNVVVSALQFACTDDVDTNVDTAERLVRDAHKQGANIVLIQELFEGYYFCQAQREDYIQRAKPYKDHPTILRMQELAKELGVVIPVSFFEEANNAHYNSIAIIDADGSDIGIYRKSHIPDGPGYQEKFYFNPGDTGFKVFQTKFAKIGVAICWDQWFPEAARAMALQGAEILFYPTAIGSEPQDQGLDSRDHWKRVMQGHAGANLVGFCILKKEVIETEHGNSEITFYGNSFIAGPTGEIVAAADDKHEAVLVAQFDLDKIKSQRHCWGVFRDRRPELYKVLLTFDGTNPIV from the exons ATGGGCAGGAACGTGGTGGTATCAGCACTGCAGTTTGCCTGCACCGACGATGTCGATACCAATGTTGACACTGCCGAAAG GCTGGTTAGAGATGCTCATAAACAGGGTGCAAACATTGTTCTCATTCAG GAACTCTTTGAAGGTTATTACTTCTGTCAAGCACAAAGAGAAGATTACATTCAAAGAGCTAAGCCATATAAGGATCATCCTACAATTCTCAG GATGCAGGAACTTGCAAAAGAGTTAGGCGTAGTCATACCAGTTAGCTTCTTCGAGGAGGCAAACAACGCACATTATAATTCAATAGCCATAATTGATGCTGATGGGAGTGATATTGGGATTTATAGAAAATCCCATATTCCAGATGGACCAG GTTACCAGGAAAAGTTCTATTTTAATCCCGGTGACACTGGATTTAAG GTTTTCCAGACTAAATTTGCAAAGATTGGAGTTG CTATTTGCTGGGACCAGTGGTTTCCTGAGGCAGCACGGGCAATGGCGCTTCAAGGTGCAGAGATTTTATTTTATCCCACTGCTATTGGTTCTGAACCACAAGACCAGGGTCTTGACTCTCGTGACCACTGGAAGCGTGTAATGCAAGGACATGCTGGGGCTAATTTGGTAGGATTTTG tattttgaaaaaagaggTAATTGAGACTGAGCATGGGAATAGTGAGATTACGTTTTATGGAAACTCCTTTATAGCAG GACCAACTGGAGAAATAGTTGCAGCTGCTGATGATAAACATGAAGCTGTTCTTGTTGCTCAATTCGATTTGGACAAGATCAAATCCCAGAGACATTGTTGGGGGGTATTTCGCGACCGGCGCCCGGAGCTATATAAGGTGCTTTTAACATTTGATGGCACCAATCCTATCGTATGA